The following coding sequences lie in one Arachis ipaensis cultivar K30076 chromosome B05, Araip1.1, whole genome shotgun sequence genomic window:
- the LOC107643483 gene encoding agamous-like MADS-box protein AGL5, translating to SSFWIAKGELRAAIKAPRITSTNLISVRGTIERYKKASAASSNTESVSEANTQFYQQESSKLRRQIRDIQNLNRHILGEALSSLSLKELKNLESRLEKGLSRVRSRKV from the exons TCTTCTTTTTGGATTGCGAAGGGGGAATTACGTGCTGCAATCAAGGCTCCCCGAATCACTTCCACGAATCTCATTAG TGTTAGAGGAACTATCGAAAGGTATAAGAAAGCAAGTGCTGCTTCCTCAAACACAGAATCTGTATCTGAAGCTAATACACAG TTTTATCAGCAAGAATCATCCAAATTAAGAAGACAGATTCGTGATATTCAAAATCTAAATAG GCACATCCTTGGTGAAGCTCTTAGCTCTCTGAGCCTCAAGGAACTAAAGAACCTTGAGAGTAGATTGGAGAAAGGTTTAAGCAGAGTTCGATCTAGAAAGGTAtag
- the LOC107640483 gene encoding uncharacterized protein LOC107640483 — protein sequence MKRHLLTLLFFFLLLDPSLSLMQLSGAEMFGGDVVEFVKQLKQIFPDVARDTGPNILTTIWGYITQPCASPKSNIPGLHYVKQYLNYYGYLQDSYGSSFTDEMDQNTVSAIKQYQKFFRLHDTTGNLNQETLDLISRFRCGVPDDIMVGLQNFNDKMVVGVSLIELSVSNNDVGYMLLDANNKNWALPNVGSLGTGGIDLGAVAMHQIGHLIGLSHSGDSESVMYPYILPGNRRKVQLSNDDIQQIKQLSSANGNGNGVGSSHWGLITTFLLGFPCLFLLY from the exons ATGAAGAGACATCTTCTGACATTGTTattcttctttctccttcttgACCCATCTCTTTCACTAATGCAGCTATCTGGCGCTGAAATGTTCGGCGGCGACGTCGTGGAATTTGTCaagcaactcaagcaaattttTCCAGATGTGGCACGCGATACTGGACCCAACATTTTGACAACAATTTGGGGCTATATAACACAGCCATGTGCTTCGCCGAAGAGTAATATCCCAGGCCTCCATTATGTAAAACAGTATCTCAACTACTACGGTTACTTACAAGATTCATACGGCAGTAGTTTCACAGATGAAATGGATCAGAACACCGTTTCCGCCATCAAACAATATCAAAAATTCTTCCGTCTCCACGACACCACCGGAAACCTCAACCAAGAGACTCTAGATCTGATTTCGCGGTTCCGCTGCGGTGTCCCGGACG ATATCATGGTTGGACTCCAAAACTTCAACGACAAGATGGTGGTAGGGGTAAGCCTTATAGAACTTAGTGTGTCTAACAATGATGTTGGGTACATGCTTTTGGATGCTAATAACAAGAACTGGGCCCTTCCAAATGTGGGGTCATTGGGAACTGGTGGAATTGACTTGGGTGCTGTGGCCATGCACCAGATAGGGCATCTTATTGGGCTTTCACACTCCGGTGACAGTGAATCGGTTATGTATCCGTATATTTTGCCTGGAAACCGGAGGAAGGTGCAGCTCTCAAACGATGATATACAGCAGATCAAGCAACTTTCTTCCGCTAATGGAAATGGAAATGGAGTTGGGTCCAGTCATTGGGGATTGATTACCACATTCCTACTTGGATTTCCATGCTTGTTCCTCTTGTACTAG